DNA from Phaeodactylum tricornutum CCAP 1055/1 PHATR_bd_33x35 genomic scaffold, whole genome shotgun sequence:
ATCATTATCCGCAGCGCAGTTTTGACTCCAAGTTCTGACAAAGTATCCTGGAAGGTACGCGTTGGGGCTGGTGGTGCTATTACTGCACTCAGCGAACGCGCAAGCGAATATGACGAAATGCTCTTGAAGGCTTCGGCAGTTACAAAGGCAGTGGAAGTATGGGCTCGCGCAGGGCCTGCTGATTCGGACTACCCTCAAACACTGACATCTACATTCAAGAACCCACTACAAATTCGAGTTTGATGGGAAGAGTATACCACAATTGCTTTGAAAAGGTCTAAATGTTTGAACATTCCCGCTTGTCTGGTTGATACAGCACATCCTTTTCAGGCCTGTTTGGAAAGCGCAATCTAAGCGTAGTTATCAACCCTTGCCTGGCCGTTACTTCCGTTCTTCAAATACTTCCTTTTGGTCACACAGTACTTCGCCTTTGCGCCAGCACCAATTTATGCTGTCCAGTTCATGGTTGACATCGCGTTTGATCCTGGAAGGTACGCGTTGGGGCTGGTGGTGCTATTACTGCACTCAGCGAACGCGCAAGCGAATATGACGAAATGCTCTTGAAGGCTTCGGCAGTTACAAAGGCAGTGGAAGTATGGGCTCGCGCAGGGCCTGCTGATTCGGACTACCCTCAAACACTGACATCTACATTCAAGAACCCACTACAAATTCGAGTTTGATGGGAAGAGTATACCACAATTGCTTTGAAAAGGTCTAAATGTTTGAACATTCCCGCTTGTCTGGTTGATACAGCACATCCTTTTCAGGCCTGTTTGGAAAGCGCAATCTAAGCGTAGTTATCAACCCTTGCCTGGCCGTTACTTCCGTTCTTCAAATACTTCCTTTTGGTCACACAGTACTTCGCCTTTGCGCCAGCACCAATTTATGCTGTCCAGTTCATGGTTGACATCGCGTTTGATTGCTTTTGCAACGATTTTTTTTATTGGAAAGCAGATTCATTCTATTCTCGACTGtatgctcacagtcaaggctTCCGACCTTAAAACGCGTAGCAGAGTGTCCATCTATAAACGGTTCCACAATAGGTTGGTTTCTAGACAACGTATATGGAGAGACTgggttgttgtcgttcgcATCTTCTTTGTATATTGACGTGGTTGCAACCTACCACACCGTTTTCAGCAGCCCGAGAGTTGCCGCAATAGATATTGGTATCGCTGTCTACGGTCTGGGTCCAGTTCCATCAGTTCTTCCAGTTTGGTTTGGCGATACTGTGCGATCTCTGCACCGGTGTCCTCCATGACTTGTAAAACGTGCCACGTGCCCAGACATACCCACTTGGAGGCTGACTCGACTTCGGCCCCTAATTCTTCCAGTAAGACCAAATGATCGGCAATCATAGCTGTGGACCAGGGCGAATCGTGTTCCGAATCCAACTGCTGGAGCAGAAAGCGATGGTACCACCAACAGGTTTGGTCGTCTGGTTCCGTAAAGATACCGTTTTCCACTAGTGCCATTTCCTCACGCATCAAGGCTTGCTTATCAACCGTGCCGGAGAGCTTCCAGTGCCACAGTTTAGAACGATAATGAAAAGCGGAAAAGTTTGAAAAATTTTCtcgaattttgttgttggtaaaGTCCCATTCGGCCTCCAAAATTTCATTTTGCTCGTCTTTGGTCAAAGGAGTGACGTGCGACATATTCGTTTTCTCGGTTGCTATTTGTGCGCCCATGAGTACGGTGCCGCTCTTAAGCGCCGAATCGAGCCGCCATGTTCCGTCCACACCCTGTAGTAGTAGGGAGACCACAAACCGTCGGTAGTTCCAGCAGTGGAAATTTCGTTCGTCTCGTTGCAAAACGTTTTCGGTCAAGGCCAGTTCTGCGGATAGCAAGAGAGCCTCGTCCGACCCAACTTCGGTCACTGTCCTAGTCAAACTCCATTTGCGATGAAACCAGGCTCCGTAGGCTTTGGGATTGTTTTGTAAAGCTGTCGCGGTCAATGTTAATTCCTGTTCGATAGAGAAGGCCCGTGCTTTTTGTTGAATCAGTATCTCTCGTCGGTGGTTCCATAAATACAAAGGATCTGGATTGACGATCAagagcttttccgacaaagcCAACGTGTTCTGTACGTGTGTATCGTCGGACTGGAACGTCGTTTCGGTTGCCGTTGGTGTTGCCCGGGACGACGCCAGTTTCGCATTCAGTGCGTGCCATTTCTCCGCTTTGGCGGCTAATCCCGCGGCGACCTTGGGATCTCGCTGCAAGCTTTTGTACTCGGAGCGCTTGCGGCCGTGCATGATGTTGGTTGTGTGGTTTTGGGTGGGCGGAGCAACAGCAGTAGAGGGACTGCCCGTGAGCAAGGACTTTGGATATAGGTGTAGATAAAGAATGAAAACCCTTTATTTACGGTTACTACAAGTTTCGACTCGCTTTCGCTGTCGTGGTCGACTTACGGAGGAAGGATACGGCTCGTTTTTCTCGTCTGCATGTTGCCCGTTTGGAGAAAGGCCTCATGGTGGGCGTGTCAAAAGGCGCAAAAGAAGTACGGCACACTGCCTCTCTTCTCCTCTGTCAGTAACATAACTAGTAGCTCCAAATTGGAAACGACTCATGACAACCTAGCTAGGGGAACATTGTACGGCCAGAAACcataagaatcaaatcctttcatgggactcctaaaacgtcgttgaggaaacgttcttttacccgtttctttctcaagtctgttcactgccgagcaggcacagccgttgcacaaagcatttatcatgatcaagtacatgctggtgttgcttacttttcgtacaatgaagttttggtgcaaggattgatgtgtttgtatcTTTTGATTGCCTCTGTTTactttgcgttgacaacgtATGGTCCTGTAGTGTGCCGCTTGGTCTTTTGTGCCGAAAGGCGAGCGCGGGCCCCGGAGTCTGTAATTGCAGTCAATATTTTCCATTATCCTTGGCCCTTTCAATATCACCAAAGTCGTCAACCGTCCATTCGATCGTTGAGTACGGCCTTGCGGTTGGATGCTCTGCAGAATTTGCATCCCACTCAGGTACcctgtcacggtatagtaccatgcgacatgtctcctagtgatgtccgtcctctagacgtcaacacggtgaacggcggttggagtgttcataagggagaagtgagtcgtatggaagttaactcggtcttattgcatgaaattcctatatacaatgatgtatcgtgcgttggagagaacgcgactgaacatgtcgtgttctgacagtggcaacggagtgggactgacaatacttattgcccgactaacggatgtaaatggatgcgctccatttcccgcggcatgcatgttatgaaaggtatttccggttccactataagtatatgtgagcgcgcgtcatggtataaggatactatgatggaagaaagatatttgtgtacgtttgagtttgttcctcaggttttgttgtatcttggcaaatcggaggagcaacaagaattagtttatagcactaattcttcaatcattgttttataagttctttgatccgcattgctagtttacgcataggtcctcgtatccgctgcctaacccaaggggagcgtcgccaacgagtagagttttacagtccctaagtcccttaggtgtatcgccggtcgtttgtaataacgccctctcttgtttaccaggctctgttcctaacagcgcttctgtccatacggtgtacattggtgtatatcgtaacagattaacagtcttggtttctcgtcaaaccactgctgcttaTCGCGCAGAATTTGGTAAACCCACCTTGAGTCCGTCTCAAGGAAACGTCGAGCTTGGTACCAGCGTACCTCGTCCGATAACACTGCCTACATTGTTTGTGTTGCATAAAGTATCAGAGGTGTCTAAGGAGAcatttatcggcttgtgttCCGCATccttggaagctgctaccacCATCCTCCTGACCACTGGTATTGAAAACCCATTAGtacttcagggtttgtcagtAAGTCGTCTcggcctccctacttcctcggaataaCCGGCACTGGAAATCGTCTAGGTTTTCTTCTGGATTTGCCAGTGGGTTGTTTCGTGATTACGGGTTCTCTTGCCAAGTGAGGTATTCgataccaataggcttgGAAGACCAATCCTGATTCCGGTTCGGACGGGTATACTCACCGGTTAATAAGAGTACGGGGGGGGGACTAATCAACCCTTCGATAGTTATTGGCACGGAGCGATATCACGCACAGCAGTAACACTGCCACCAAGGTGGTAGAAGGGAGTGAACCAGTGCTGGCAACGtccactggtgtagggtcaaaaaaagaagtccgcttagttacagcgaaggacctgaAATATAGTGGAAGACCTAACCCCGGAACGCTACCGACCCGGCTACCCAGCCCAACTCAAGACCTGACCcggctatccagcccaaCCCAAGACCTGGTTGGTTACCCATTTCAATATGGTTACCGCTACACGGACAATGTCCGATGCAAGCGCTTTCGCTCATTTACTCGACACGGTCCTTGCCCTACCGGCAACATCTCCTATCCGTTCTAGTCTTGTACTACATGAGTTAGATGATCTAGACAGACTCCTTAGTATTTTTGAGGGCCAAATCGAAACTCTAGAATATCTCCCTGTACCATCCGTAGGTGACGCAACCCCTGTCCCAATCAAGTTACGTATGGGTCATCAACAACTCTTACGTTACTTGCTACTCTGGATACGTCAACTCTCGCACGACAAAGGAGGTTCCCTCTCGAACTACGAACTCATCTCTCTCATGAAAGAAGATTTCAGTTTATTTCGACGGTCTCCGTCAATTCATTTGTCGAATGCAGTCCCAACACCCAGTTCACAATCAAGCACTCCTTCGACTATGGTTGGAAACTCTAGTCGTTCTGCTGTCGCTGATTTTAAACGCGGTGTTAAACGTGATAAAACGCATTATCCGGTGCTCAAGGACGACCGATATTGGGACAACTTCTACCGTACTTTTGTCGTTACCGCCGTATCGCACAATGTTGATAATGTCCTAGATCCAGCTTACTCCCCTACGAATACAGATGAAATATTGCTATTCAGGGAGCAGAAAAAGTTCGTCTATTCCGCTCTAGAACACTGCTTGCAAACGGATATGGGTAAAAACATTGTCCGCGAGCATGCCTTTGATTTCGATGCACAAACtgttttcgcaaaagtggTAAAACACTACACCGAATCCACACCTGCAAAGATCAGTTCTGGTACCACACTGTCATACCTGACCTCTGCGAAGTACGGCAGCTCCTGGACTGGAACCGCTGAAGGATTTAttttgcattggaaaaatcatCTTCGCATTTACAACGACACGGTCCCGGTTACAGAGAAGTTGCCACCACAACTTTGCCTCAGCCTGCTCGAGTCCTCTGTACGCGACGTTTCAGAGCTTCGCCAAGTCAACACTACCGCGAATCTAGATTTAGCTAAAGGGGGGTCTCCCATTAACTATGAAAATTACCTAAGTCTACTCCTTGCTGCCGCGACTTTGTAcgataaaggaaacaatttttCTAATTCTCGTAGCCCAAAATCCAAGCGCAGCGCCTTTGTTACTGAGACTACCTTTCCCGATGATGAATATGGCGTCAATTACGACATTGATTTGTCACCGTCCATCCTTTACGAAGCGAATACTCACAACCGCAGAGCAGGCGACCAAAATCGAGACCGCCAGAGCAATGTCAATCGTGAGCGACCGTATATTCCTCGTGAGATGTGGGATAAACTGTCCGACGATGCAAAGGAGATTCTCCGTGGTATGTCTTCTCCTAAAGAAGGAAACGCCTCGGCCAACAGCAAGTCTTCATCTGCATTTCATGCCAACTCCCATTCTTTAACCGATACGGGACACCCCTCATCAACGGACGAATCGTTGCACGAAAATGACAACGATAAATTCCATGATTGCGGGAACGACACGGAACTGCTTGCACACCTTACTGATCGCTCAAGTAATATGGCAAATGGAGACATTCGCAAGGTCCTCGCTTCAGCTTCCTCCTATAAGCAGAATTCGAAGAACTCCCTGCAGTCAAATATGCTCGAATACAGTATTTCCCGACACTCCGTTGCAGAGACTACATCCTCCCTCATCGACAGAGGCGCAAACGGCGGACTTGCCGGAAGCGATGTTAAAATCCTTAACAAAACAGGCCGTTCTGCGAGCATCACGGGTATTAATGACCATACTTTGCCTgatttggacattgtcaccgcCGCTGGCCTCGTTGAATCACAACATGGACCCATCATTGTCATACTTCATCAGTATGCCCACCATGGAAAGGGAAAAACGATCCATTCTAGTGCTCAACTTGAATACTACAAGAATATTGTCGAGGACCGTTCCCGTGTTTTAGGCGGTAAACAACGTATCATAACTCTAGATGATTACGTTATTCCCCTACATGTTCGTCAAGGACTAGCTTATATGGACATGAGACCTCCTTCCGATGCAGAGTTTGACACGTTACCCCACGTTGTACTTACTTCCGATGTCGACTGGGACCCGTCCATtatcgacaacgaaattgacCTTGTCACAGACTGGCATGATGCCACACAGGACCTTCCCAGCGACCCGTACGTTGAACCCCGTTTCAATTCAACTGGTGAACACCAACATAGGCACGTTGCGACCTTTGACATTTTCTCGTCATCTGACTTTGTTCATCGGTCCACGGCTATCGATAATATACTCTCGTCAAACCAACATGACATGACCCGCAATTCGCACAATTACGAAGCCTTGCGTCCTTGTCTTGGCTGGGTCTCCGCCAACACAGTCCAGAAAACCATCATGGCCACTACGCAATTTGCTTGTGAGGTCTATAATGCACCTATGCGTAAACATTTCAAGTCTCGTTTTCCGGCACTTAATGTTCACCGGCGCAACGAAGCTGTGGCTACCGATACCATTTGGTCGGACACGCCTGCTGTCGATAACGGCGCTAAATTTGCGCAATTATTTGTCGGTAGACGATCGCTTGTTACCGACATTTATCCTATGAAAACAGACAAAGAGTTTGTTAATGCACTCGAAGACAATATTCGTCATCGGGGTGCCATGGATAAACTCATCAGTGACCGTGCCAAAGCCGAGatcagcaagaaagtttcTGATATTACTCGTGCTTACCACATTGATCAATGGCAAAGCAAGCCCAATCaccagcaccaaaattatgCTGAACGTCGAATTGCAACTGTtgaagcaaatgcaaataACTTTCTTAACAAAACTGGTGCACCTAATTCTACATGGTTATTGTGTGTTTCCTACATTTGTTATTTGTTTAATCATTTGGCCCATGAGTCTTTGCACGATCGCACCCCCCTCGAAATTCTTAACGGTAGTACTCCTGATATTAGCGTACTCCTTCAATTCCATTTCTGGGAACCGATCTTCTACCGACTTGAAGAccctacttttccttccgacgGAACTGAAAAAAAAGGGCCactttgttggaattgctgattccgttggtgatGCTCTTACCTACAAGGTACTCACCAATGACTCCCACAAGATCCTTCTCCGATCTAGTGTTCGCTCTGCGTTGAAACCTAGTGAAAGCAATTTGCGTCTTGAGCCACATGAAGGGGAGAGTCCTCCTAAGCCCATCAACTTCATTAAGTCGCGCAGAACTGAGGACGGAAATTCTTATGCCATCCACACGCTACCTGGTTTCACCCCGGACGATCTCATCGGACGCACCTTTTTAACCGATACCCAGGACaatggggagcgttttcgtgcaTGTATTGCcagaaaaattcttgatcctgACAAACCACATGACATCCAATTTCTCGTTGAAATCAATGACGGTGAACACGATGAAATCATcgcctacaacgaaattctagataaagtCGAGACCGAcctagaaaaggaattgactGATACTGatcggcaatggaagttTAAAGACATTGTGGCACACCAAGGACCCCTTCAAACCACAGACATTAACTATAAAGGTTCTAAGTTTAATGTTTTGgtaaactgggaaactggagAGTCTAGCTATGAACCTCTAGACGTTATACGTGCCGACGATCCTATTACTTGCGCAGCCTATGCTAAACGTCAAGGTTTGCTGGATACCCCGGGTTGGAAACAGTTCAAACAACTTGTCAACCGCCAGAAGAAGTTCCAACGCCTTGTAAACCAAAGCCGCACACACTCTATCCGTCGTGTACCTACCTACAAATTTGGGTACCAGATCCCTCGCGACCATCTTAACGCTGTTGATATCGACAGGCGTAATGGCAACACTAAATGGCAGGATGCTGAGAGTATAGAGCGTACACAGCTTCATGAATACAATacctttgtcgacaaaggtAAAGCTATTCTAAATGGTAAACATGTTTCGAACGTGCCACAAGGGTACAGGAAGATCAGAATTCACACGGTCTACGATGTCAAACATGATGGCAGGCACAAGGCTCGTATGGTTGCTGGAGGTCACCTTACCCCCGTGCCTCCTGAGAGCGTCTACTCTGGAGTCGTGTCACTTCGAAGCCTCCGTATTGTTGTGTTCCTGGCCGAGCTAAATAACTTGAGGCTATGGGGAGCTGAAATTGGGAATGCCTATCTTGAAGCCAAAACccaagagaaagtctttgttgttgccggaccGGAGTTCGGAGACCTCAACGGTCACATCCTTGTCATCAACAAGGCCCTTTACGGTCTACGTAGTAGTGGACTTCGTTGGCATGAGAGGTTCGCCGACACACTTCGCGACATGGGTTTTACACCCAGCAAGGCCGACTCCGATGTTTGGATGCGACCCAGTCAAGGCGTCTACGAGTATATTGCCGTCTACGTCGACAACATTGCCGTCGCAGCACATGACCCCGGTAGTATTGTTGAACAACTTAAAAGTGTccacaagtacaagctcaaaggtgTTGGACCACTGGAGTACCACCTAGGTTGTACGTTTGAGCGAGACAAAGATGGAACCTTGTCTTACCACCCCCGGAAGTATATCGCGcgtatgatggagcagtacgAACGTATGTACGGCGAGTCACCCAAACAGTATGTTTCACCGTTGGATAAAGGTGACCATCCTGAGTTAGACTCCACTCCCGAACTAAACGAAGATGGTATCAAGCAATATCAGTCGTTGATTGGGAGTTTACAATGGCTTATCACCCTAGGGCGATTTGATATTGCTACGGCTGTGATGACCATGGCTCGATTCCGTGTTGCGCCTCAAGAAGGCCACCTTGATCGCCTTAAGCGTATGTACGGATACCTTCGTAAGATGAAGGCAGGAGCAATCCGTGTGCGCACCGATCAGCCCAACTACGTTGAGCTACCGGACCGAAGCAACGAATGGGCCCGTTCCATCTACGGAAATGTGGAAGAACTTGTTCCTCACGATGCCCCTACGGCTTTGGGAAAGGCCGTTGTCTTAACCACCTACGTTGACGCAAACCTATATCATGATATGATTACAGGTCGTTCAGTCACCGGTATCCTCCACCTCATAAACCAAACCCCTTTTgaatggttttcgaaacgacaggCTACCGTCGAGACTGCTACCTACGGATCAGAATTTGTGGCTGCACGTATTGCAGTTGAACAAATCATTGATGTGCGCATTACAATGAGGTACCTAGGAGTCACAGTTAAGGGCAAGACTATTATGTTTGGAGATAACCAATCGGTTATCACAAGTTCTACGGAGTCCCAATCACCGATCAACAAACGGCACAACGCTTTGTCCTACCATCGAGTCCGCGAGGCAATTGCTGCTGGCATTGTGgatttccaaaagattttGGGAGCCAACAATCCTGCCGATGTACTCAGCaagcattggggtttccagCAGGCATGGCCTCTTCTTAAGCCTATACTATTCTGGCATGGCGATACATCTGATTGTGATACCAAGGCCTTGAAGGATACAACACAGaccgatggggagtgtcacggtatagtaccatgcgacatgtctcctagtgatgtccgtcctctagacgtcaagacggtgaacggcggttggagtgttcataagggagaagtgagtcgtatggaagttaactcggtcttattgcatgaaattcctatataca
Protein-coding regions in this window:
- a CDS encoding predicted protein, which produces MHGRKRSEYKSLQRDPKVAAGLAAKAEKWHALNAKLASSRATPTATETTFQSDDTHVQNTLALSEKLLIVNPDPLYLWNHRREILIQQKARAFSIEQELTLTATALQNNPKAYGAWFHRKWSLTRTVTEVGSDEALLLSAELALTENVLQRDERNFHCWNYRRFVVSLLLQGQNEILEAEWDFTNNKIRENFSNFSAFHYRSKLWHWKLSGTVDKQALMREEMALVENGIFTEPDDQTCWWYHRFLLQQLDSEHDSPWSTAMIADHLVLLEELGAEVESASKWVCLGTWHVLQVMEDTGAEIAQYRQTKLEELMELDPDRRQRYQYLLRQLSGC
- a CDS encoding predicted protein, whose product is MMEERYLFLVSRQTTAAYRAEFGKPTLSPSQGNVELGTSVPRPITLPTLFVLHKVSEVSKETFIGLCSASLEAATTILLTTGIENPLVLQGLSLLARSDITHSSNTATKVVEGSEPVLATSTGVGSKKEVRLVTAKDLKYSGRPNPGTLPTRLPSPTQDLTRLSSPTQDLVGYPFQYGYRYTDNVRCKRFRSFTRHGDATPVPIKLRMGHQQLLRYLLLWIRQLSHDKGGSLSNYELISLMKEDFSLFRRSPSIHLSNAVPTPSSQSSTPSTMVGNSSRSAVADFKRGVKRDKTHYPVLKDDRYWDNFYRTFVVTAVSHNVDNVLDPAYSPTNTDEILLFREQKKFVYSALEHCLQTDMGKNIVREHAFDFDAQTVFAKVVKHYTESTPAKISSGTTLSYLTSAKYGSSWTGTAEGFILHWKNHLRIYNDTVPVTEKLPPQLCLSLLESSVRDVSELRQVNTTANLDLAKGGSPINYENYLSLLLAAATLYDKGNNFSNSRSPKSKRSAFVTETTFPDDEYGVNYDIDLSPSILYEANTHNRRAGDQNRDRQSNVNRERPYIPREMWDKLSDDAKEILRGMSSPKEGNASANSKSSSAFHANSHSLTDTGHPSSTDESLHENDNDKFHDCGNDTELLAHLTDRSSNMANGDIRKVLASASSYKQNSKNSLQSNMLEYSISRHSVAETTSSLIDRGANGGLAGSDVKILNKTGRSASITGINDHTLPDLDIVTAAGLVESQHGPIIVILHQYAHHGKGKTIHSSAQLEYYKNIVEDRSRVLGGKQRIITLDDYVIPLHVRQGLAYMDMRPPSDAEFDTLPHVVLTSDVDWDPSIIDNEIDLVTDWHDATQDLPSDPYVEPRFNSTGEHQHRHVATFDIFSSSDFVHRSTAIDNILSSNQHDMTRNSHNYEALRPCLGWVSANTVQKTIMATTQFACEVYNAPMRKHFKSRFPALNVHRRNEAVATDTIWSDTPAVDNGAKFAQLFVGRRSLVTDIYPMKTDKEFVNALEDNIRHRGAMDKLISDRAKAEISKKVSDITRAYHIDQWQSKPNHQHQNYAERRIATVEANANNFLNKTGAPNSTWLLCVSYICYLFNHLAHESLHDRTPLEILNGSTPDISVLLQFHFWEPIFYRLEDPTFPSDGTEKKGPLCWNC